A genomic segment from [Flavobacterium] thermophilum encodes:
- the cobC_1 gene encoding Alpha-ribazole phosphatase: MGTTLYLTRHGETKWNVEKRMQGWQDSPLTEKGRQDAMRLGKRLEAVELAAIYTSTSGRALETAELVRGGRLIPIYQDERLREIRLGDWEGKTHDEIREMDPIAFDHFWNAPHLYAPQRGERFCDVQQRALEAVRRIIERHEGETVLIVTHGVVLKTLMAAFKGAPLDQLWAPPYMYGTSVTIVEVNADVFHLVVEGDVSHLEEVKEV, from the coding sequence ATGGGGACAACCTTGTATTTGACCAGACATGGGGAAACGAAGTGGAACGTCGAAAAGCGGATGCAAGGATGGCAAGACTCGCCGCTCACGGAAAAAGGGCGGCAAGACGCCATGCGGCTTGGAAAGCGGCTTGAAGCGGTGGAATTGGCCGCGATTTACACAAGCACAAGCGGCCGGGCGCTGGAAACGGCCGAGCTCGTCCGCGGCGGGCGGCTCATTCCGATCTATCAAGACGAGCGGCTGCGCGAGATTCGTCTTGGCGATTGGGAAGGCAAGACGCATGACGAGATCCGGGAAATGGATCCGATCGCGTTCGACCATTTTTGGAACGCCCCCCATCTGTACGCTCCACAGCGTGGCGAGCGGTTTTGCGACGTGCAACAGCGGGCGCTTGAAGCGGTGCGGCGCATCATCGAGCGGCACGAGGGAGAAACGGTGTTAATCGTCACCCACGGCGTCGTGCTGAAAACACTTATGGCGGCGTTCAAGGGCGCGCCGCTTGACCAGCTGTGGGCGCCGCCGTATATGTACGGCACGAGCGTGACGATTGTGGAGGTGAATGCGGACGTGTTTCACCTGGTTGTGGAAGGCGATGTTTCCCATCTAGAAGAAGTCAAGGAAGTATAG
- the feoB_1 gene encoding Ferrous iron transport protein B, translating to MPAADLSNQFDQLMNEAKSLAPADTREQIVSAIFQTSAALSQECVTHTAAAKRDRTEQIDRIVTSKRWGFPIMLALLAAVLYMTIAGANVFSDSLARLFGTIETYLTMAFQAIHAPDWLHGLIVLGLYRGTAWVVSVMLPPMAIFFPVFALLENYGYLPRVAFNMDRLFQKAGAHGKQSLTMAMGFGCNAAAIMSTRIIESPRERMLAILTNNFVPCNGRWPTLILLSSLFMAAGYTGGWNTFVTAGVVVAMVLFGIVVTLTVSWVLSKTALRGIPTHYTLELPPYRRPKIMETIIRTTLDKSLYVLKRAVTVAAPAGVITWILANLHIGDTTALAAFAHWLDPFAQSLGLDGYILMAFILGLPANEIVVPILLMGYLSAGALIEADGLHSLKQLLLDHGWTWLTALNMMLFSLLHYPCGTTLVNIYKETKSAKWTFVAFALPTAIAIAVTFTTAQLARWLGLV from the coding sequence ATGCCTGCTGCGGATCTGTCAAATCAGTTTGACCAGCTCATGAACGAAGCCAAGTCATTAGCACCGGCTGACACGCGTGAACAGATCGTGTCTGCCATTTTCCAAACGTCCGCTGCGCTTTCTCAAGAATGTGTCACGCATACAGCGGCCGCAAAACGCGATCGAACGGAACAAATTGACCGGATCGTCACGTCGAAGCGGTGGGGATTTCCCATTATGCTGGCGCTTCTCGCCGCTGTCCTTTACATGACGATCGCCGGCGCCAACGTATTTTCCGATTCGCTCGCCCGCTTGTTCGGAACGATCGAAACGTATCTCACCATGGCCTTTCAAGCGATTCACGCCCCCGACTGGTTGCACGGCCTCATTGTACTTGGCCTATACCGCGGCACGGCTTGGGTCGTCAGCGTGATGCTGCCGCCGATGGCGATTTTCTTTCCCGTATTCGCTTTGCTCGAAAATTATGGCTACTTGCCGCGTGTCGCCTTTAACATGGATCGCTTGTTTCAAAAAGCGGGAGCGCATGGCAAACAATCACTGACGATGGCCATGGGCTTCGGCTGCAACGCGGCGGCCATCATGTCGACGCGCATTATCGAATCACCGCGCGAACGAATGCTGGCCATTTTGACCAACAACTTCGTCCCCTGCAATGGACGTTGGCCAACGCTGATTTTGCTTTCTTCCTTATTTATGGCAGCCGGCTATACAGGTGGATGGAACACGTTCGTGACAGCAGGTGTGGTCGTCGCCATGGTGTTGTTTGGCATCGTCGTCACGTTGACCGTTTCATGGGTCTTATCCAAGACGGCCTTGCGCGGCATTCCGACCCATTACACGCTGGAGCTGCCGCCGTACCGACGCCCGAAAATCATGGAGACGATCATCCGGACCACCCTCGACAAATCACTCTATGTGCTGAAACGGGCGGTAACGGTTGCGGCGCCAGCCGGCGTAATCACATGGATTCTCGCCAATCTTCATATCGGCGACACAACCGCGCTGGCCGCTTTCGCCCACTGGCTTGACCCATTTGCCCAATCATTGGGATTGGATGGCTACATTTTGATGGCGTTCATTTTAGGCTTGCCAGCCAATGAAATTGTCGTGCCGATTTTGCTGATGGGCTATTTATCCGCGGGGGCGCTCATCGAAGCCGATGGTCTGCATTCTCTTAAACAACTTTTGCTCGACCACGGCTGGACGTGGCTCACCGCCCTTAATATGATGCTGTTTTCCTTGCTTCACTACCCATGCGGCACGACGCTCGTCAACATTTACAAAGAAACGAAAAGCGCAAAATGGACGTTCGTCGCCTTTGCCTTGCCGACAGCGATTGCCATTGCGGTCACCTTTACGACCGCACAGCTGGCGAGATGGCTCGGGCTCGTATAA